In Haematobia irritans isolate KBUSLIRL chromosome 1, ASM5000362v1, whole genome shotgun sequence, a genomic segment contains:
- the LOC142225201 gene encoding uncharacterized protein LOC142225201 — MNRYQDPSFATTHNFSLSHLQVSENMLDRKMNHYSLLWLFKECYVIQEETDAETCRVITSQQKREPPTCDPETGIISLHCTGLSVSVMLHCCDGDGAEDDNDDDDDGTPFQLVRTPKGYGSGIHSPPDLVINFTLNSDQSVHHPQHLFHRFIRPLLLGYIVISYLVTFFNLVVERKVRMSVSPFDRFIRVSDALIKFHAHFNAMKDEELDVYSLEIRSEELGKLWTKVQDCFEECVASLQGAGTTQTSDIESVDGKYDASHQAYMNCLSAINRKLGQFRRSRRSSITSSASSVVAASRRSIGSHKSTQGSEAIWANNATTSIPADRDGQSLPNGKAGFRGEVAVSGPPLCDMVHNLALPPCDTDVFEGNFLDWPTFRDLFQAVYVNNSRLTDVERLCHLVRKTSGEAREIVSKFPLTHRSFALAWKALVDAYDNKRVLVHNQLKSLFAISAVSVETSAGLKSIQRGINGCLSALNTYEVSTDNWDQILVFICLQRLPRLTQTLWEQSVRDKSALSSWADLDAFLSERVRTLMCLHDLREDTSSKRSQEKKVKAHFTNASSSKSSRASSESKCVICPKHNHRLSACVKFGKLSVSERYIVVKRNRLCLNCLMKGHEMKDCPRQYSCAKCNSRHHSLLHRDSTPSNSATSATGSTNTLSSSAASFQPRTMPSVDQPQPSTSSACLPRQAFHTTQNRAVLLGTAMINIMHDGVSYPARALIDPASESSFLTERFRNRVKLPVHAANVTISGVNSAISAKSSKMCNLKIGSPLNASVLLETMAIVLQSISGNLPSFTVSQEVLSQIPDIRLADPNLFVSRPVDILLGADLYPRILLEGCRQIAAQSLIAQNSVFGWLVTGPISTSQIQTFTTTIAVDEEENLDRTLLRFWELEETPRKGVLSPSDKFCEENYVRTTRRDSEGRYIVTLPLKEELGPRGYLGESRTTALRQFYRNESSLSKRPDVKSVYDSVVKEYLHLDHMRPVSAISASDTLSCYLPHHPVINLEKKTSKLRVVFNASNKTSNGNSLNDILHVGPTLQQDLVLLIVRWRLFKYVFNCDITQMYRQIRVDSSHAPLQRIVFRDSPTRTVQDYELQTVTFGVNCAPYLAIRTLLQLAEDTEEEFPLAADILRKCMYVDDVLTGTHDLETAIMARDQLIAALATAKFELRKWTSNYREILDSLPPEYLVDAQLLAFVEASNSKPLGVRWNAQLDAFYFAVEPIAKRCGYTKREVLSAIAKLFDPVGWLGPVIIVAKIIMQKVWLDRVGWDEILPSATASEWEKFVDSYPDVNSINIPRWIRYTPCTSAELHVFSDASVKAYAGVVYIRVLAPNGEIVVNLLSCKTKVAPLKSVSLPRLELCGAVLASELARTVIREIGIDFGRIYCWTDSTIVLAWLKKTPSAWTTFVANRVCRIQENVGGTNWYHVRSEDNPADLGSRGVSPSDLAASRLWWHGPQWLSCSQSEWPVRDTSSFDTDVEIRSVKAHASFVDSFEDVLDRFSSLDRALRVISYVMRFFYRTHPAHRRDCSYADHSLSSSEIRATKSRLIVLAQKMNYGNEYKDLMDRSSLGTGSSLVSLNPFLDEMGVMRMYGRLSRSPILSYSERHPIILPYSCRFTKLLVEFVHLISIHGGNQLMLRILRIEYWIPRVRNLIRSVIHRCKPCLLERKRVCSQVMAPLPPERTVLDRPFTTTGVDYAGPFEVKSFTGRYCRITKGYVCVFVCFATRAIHLEAVSDLSTAGFLAAFHRFVARRGCPATIFSDNGTNFVGASRELERNFRDVIRGSSDVVSSKFAHQGLSWRFIPAGAPHMGGLWEAGVKSFKLHFRRQIGNVRFTFEEFSTVLARIEACLNSRPLCPQSDNPQELDALTPGHFLIGAPLLAPAEPVITEQPLSLVNRFRKVQALAQQFCVRWKEEYLKNLHMRYKWKFPQRDVMVNDLVVIRHEQLPPTSWKLGRVVSVHPGVDGHIRVADIRTENGVVRRPIAKRKKEYSLFRYLFVDFRNYLSKVAQDNPL, encoded by the exons GATAATAAGCCTGCATTGCACCGGATTGTCAGTGTCAGTTATGCTTCATTGTTGTGATGGAGATGGTGCCGAAGACgacaacgatgatgatgatgatgggacACCATTCCAACTC GTTAGAACACCTAAAGGTTATGGAAGTGGAAT ACACAGTCCACCTGACCTGGTCATCAATTTCACCTTAAACTCAGACCAATCAGTTCATCATCCTCAACATCTGTTTCATCGTTTTATAAG GCCGTTGCTTCTTGGCTATATTGTAATTTCGTATTTGGTTACATTCTTCAATTTGGTAGTTGAACGTAAAGTTAGAATGTCTGTATCTCCCTTTGATCGCTTTATTCGCGTTTCGGACGCTCTTATTAAATTCCACGCCCATTTTAATGCCATGAAAGATGAGGAGTTAGACGTCTATAGCCTCGAGATTCGAAGTGAGGAATTGGGGAAGTTGTGGACAAAGGTTCAGGATTGCTTTGAGGAATGCGTGGCTAGTTTACAGGGTGCCGGAACAACGCAAACGAGCGATATTGAATCGGTGGACGGGAAATATGACGCGTCCCATCAGGCTTATATGAATTGTTTGTCCGCGATAAATCGAAAATTGGGCCAGTTTCGTCGGTCACGTAGATCATCGATCACTTCGTCTGCGTCTTCGGTCGTTGCAGCATCGAGACGGAGTATCGGGTCTCATAAATCGACTCAAGGATCCGAAGCGATTTGGGCTAATAACGCGACTACTTCGATACCGGCTGATCGGGATGGGCAGTCGCTGCCTAATGGCAAAGCCGGGTTTAGGGGTGAAGTGGCCGTTAGTGGCCCTCCACTTTGTGATATGGTTCACAATTTGGCGTTGCCACCGTGCGATACGGATGTATTTGAGGGCAATTTTCTAGACTGGCCTACATTCCGGGATTTGTTTCAAGCAGTTTATGTTAACAATTCAAGATTAACGGACGTCGAGCGTTTGTGTCATCTTGTGCGGAAGACCAGTGGCGAAGCTAGGGAAATTGTCTCGAAGTTTCCGCTGACACATCGAAGTTTTGCCCTCGCGTGGAAGGCCCTCGTTGATGCATACGACAATAAGCGGGTTCTAGTTCACAATCAACTTAAGTCTCTCTTTGCAATTTCGGCAGTATCGGTAGAGACAAGTGCGggtttgaaatcgattcaacgTGGAATCAATGGCTGTCTTTCGGCATTGAATACGTACGAAGTTTCGACCGATAATTGGGACCAGATACTCGTTTTTATTTGCCTTCAACGTTTGCCGCGGCTCACACAGACTCTTTGGGAGCAGAGTGTTAGGGACAAATCAGCCCTTTCGTCGTGGGCGGATTTAGACGCTTTTTTGTCCGAAAGGGTTCGTACGTTGATGTGTTTGCATGATTTGCGGGAAGACACGTCTTCGAAGCGTTCTCAGGAAAAGAAGGTAAAAGCGCATTTTACCAATGCGTCTTCTTCTAAATCGTCGCGTGCTTCGTCGGAATCTAAGTGCGTTATTTGTCCTAAACATAATCATAGACTTTCGGCTTGCGTTAAATTTGGTAAACTCTCGGTATCGGAACGTTACATAGTGGTAAAACGTAACCGGTTGTGCTTGAATTGCTTAATGAAAGGTCATGAGATGAAGGATTGTCCAAGACAATATTCGTGTGCAAAATGTAATTCGAGACATCATTCGCTATTGCATCGCGATTCTACGCCGTCTAATAGCGCGACTTCGGCGACGGGTTCGACCAACACCTTGTCGAGTTCAGCGGCTAGTTTTCAACCGAGAACTATGCCTTCGGTTGATCAGCCGCAACCTTCTACCTCGTCGGCGTGCCTACCTCGCCAGGCATTTCATACGACGCAAAATAGGGCCGTGCTTTTGGGAACTGCGATGATTAATATCATGCACGATGGGGTTTCATATCCGGCACGCGCTTTGATTGACCCCGCTTCAGAATCTTCGTTTCTGACGGAACGCTTTCGAAATCGGGTGAAACTACCGGTTCACGCGGCTAATGTTACAATTTCGGGGGTAAATAGCGCAATTTCGGCCAAATCGAGTAAAATGTGTAATTTGAAAATCGGATCTCCACTCAACGCGTCGGTTTTGTTGGAAACTATGGCTATAGTGCTCCAATCTATATCCGGGAATTTACCTTCCTTTACGGTGTCGCAGGAAGTTTTGTCTCAGATTCCGGATATTCGCTTAGCTGATCCGAATCTTTTCGTGTCGAGACCGGTCGATATTCTACTAGGCGCTGACTTGTACCCGAGAATACTATTAGAAGGTTGCCGGCAGATTGCGGCTCAATCATTGATAGCACAGAACAGTGTTTTCGGCTGGCTGGTAACGGGTCCGATTTCTACATCGCAAATTCAAACATTTACTACGACTATAGCGGTTGATGAAGAGGAAAATTTAGATAGAACGCTTTTACGGTTTTGGGAGTTGGAGGAAACACCACGTAAAGGGGTTTTGTCCCCCTCCGATAAGTTCTGTGAGGAAAATTACGTTCGGACAACGCGCAGAGATTCGGAAGGTAGATATATAGTTACACTTCCGCTAAAGGAAGAGCTCGGTCCTCGTGGATATTTGGGTGAGTCCCGAACAACTGCTTTGAGGCAATTTTATCGTAATGAATCGTCATTATCGAAAAGGCCGGACGTGAAATCAGTTTATGATAGTGTTGTTAaagaatatttgcatttggatcacATGAGGCCAGTATCCGCCATTTCTGCAAGTGATACACTTTCGTGTTATCTTCCACATCATCCTGTCATTAACCTCGAGAAGAAGACTTCCAAACTTCGCGTCGTATTTAATGCGTCTAATAAAACGTCCAACGGGAATAGTCTTAACGATATCCTTCACGTAGGTCCCACTTTGCAGCAGGACTTAGTCCTTCTTATTGTGCGATGGCGACTATTTAAATACGTGTTCAACTGCGATATTACACAGATGTATAGGCAGATTCGAGTGGACTCTTCTCATGCTCCGTTGCAGAGAATTGTTTTTAGGGATTCTCCGACAAGGACAGTCCAGGACTATGAACTACAAACGGTGACCTTCGGTGTAAACTGTGCACCATATCTCGCGATACGGACACTGTTACAGTTAGCTGAAGACACTGAGGAGGAGTTTCCACTCGCGGCCGATATATTACGTAAATGTATGTACGTTGATGACGTTTTGACCGGAACTCATGACCTTGAAACTGCGATAATGGCTCGGGATCAATTAATCGCGGCGCTTGCGACGGCTAAATTTGAACTGCGGAAATGGACATCgaattatagagaaattttagatTCACTACCGCCGGAATATTTGGTTGATGCTCAATTGCTGGCATTTGTCGAGGCTAGCAATTCGAAACCATTGGGTGTGAGATGGAATGCTCAATTGGATGCATTCTACTTCGCGGTCGAGCCTATAGCAAAAAGGTGTGGATACACTAAACGGGAAGTGTTGTCGGCTATCGCGAAATTATTCGACCCTGTCGGTTGGTTAGGTCCAGTGATAATTGTGGCAAAGATTATCATGCAGAAGGTTTGGCTTGATCGCGTCGGCTGGGATGAAATACTGCCTTCGGCAACGGCATCCGAGTGGGAAAAATTTGTAGATAGTTATCCGGatgtcaattcgataaatattcctcGGTGGATTCGTTACACACCGTGCACTTCGGCCGAGCTTCACGTATTTTCAGATGCCTCGGTTAAGGCATACGCGGGGGTAGTATATATTCGAGTTTTGGCCCCAAATGGCGAGATTGTCGTTAATTTGCTATCGTGCAAGACGAAAGTTGctccgttgaaatcggtttcttTGCCTCGTTTGGAGCTTTGCGGCGCTGTTTTAGCGTCCGAACTCGCAAGAACGGTCATTCGAGAAATCGGTATTGATTTTGGTCGAATTTATTGTTGGACGGATTCGACTATTGTACTAGCCTGGTTAAAGAAAACGCCTTCGGCTTGGACAACATTTGTCGCGAATAGGGTATGTCGCATTCAGGAGAACGTCGGTGGTACGAATTGGTATCATGTGAGGTCGGAGGATAATCCTGCTGATCTTGGCAGCCGCGGTGTGTCCCCTTCGGATTTGGCCGCCTCTCGACTTTGGTGGCATGGGCCTCAGTGGCTATCGTGTAGTCAATCGGAATGGCCGGTTCGTGACACTTCCTCTTTTGACACCGACGTAGAAATTCGGTCTGTGAAGGCACATGCTTCTTTCGTTGATTCATTCGAGGATGTTCTCGATAGATTTTCTTCTCTGGATAGAGCGCTGCGTGTTATCTCATATGTTATGAGATTCTTTTATCGGACGCATCCCGCTCATAGGCGTGATTGTAGCTATGCGGATCACAGTTTATCATCGTCTGAGATTAGGGCAACTAAAAGTCGCTTGATAGTGCTTGctcaaaaaatgaattatggtAATGAATATAAGGACTTGATGGATAGGTCTTCGTTAGGTACTGGCAGTTCACTTGTTTCTTTGAACCCGTTCCTTGATGAAATGGGTGTAATGCGGATGTATGGTCGTTTGAGCCGCTCGCCTATTCTTTCGTATTCGGAGCGGCACCCTATAATTTTGCCCTACAGCTGTCGATTCACGAAGCTTTTGGTGGAATTTGTTCATTTGATTTCCATTCATGGAGGAAATCAGTTGATGTTGCGTATTCTTCGTATAGAATACTGGATACCTCGGGTGAGGAATCTTATTCGTTCGGTTATACATAGGTGTAAACCATGTCTTTTGGAGAGGAAACGGGTTTGTAGTCAGGTGATGGCTCCTCTTCCTCCGGAAAGAACTGTTCTCGACAGACCTTTTACTACGACTGGCGTAGACTATGCAGGCCCCTTTGAGGTGAAGTCGTTCACCGGACGTTATTGTCGCATAACTAAAGGTTATGTGTGCGTTTTCGTGTGTTTTGCTACTAGGGCGATTCATTTGGAAGCGGTTTCCGACTTGTCGACTGCCGGCTTTCTTGCGGCATTTCATAGGTTTGTTGCTCGTCGGGGTTGTCCTGCGACCATTTTCTCGGACAATGGGACAAATTTTGTCGGTGCGTCGCGTGAGCTTGAACGAAATTTCCGGGATGTAATTAGGGGAAGCAGTGATGTCGTGTCCTCTAAGTTTGCACACCAGGGCCTATCGTGGCGATTTATCCCAGCTGGTGCGCCTCATATGGGAGGCCTTTGGGAAGCTGGGGTGAAGAGTTTTAAGTTGCATTTCAGAAGGCAAATAGGGAATGTTCGTTTCACGTTTGAAGAGTTTTCGACGGTGTTGGCTCGTATTGAGGCTTGTTTGAATTCAAGACCTCTTTGTCCCCAATCGGATAACCCGCAGGAGCTTGACGCTTTGACACCGGGTCATTTTCTTATAGGTGCCCCTCTACTCGCCCCTGCTGAGCCAGTTATAACCGAACAGCCTCTTTCGTTGGTGAATCGGTTTCGTAAGGTACAGGCTCTTGCACAACAGTTTTGTGTACGTTGGAAAGAGGAATATTTGAAGAATCTGCATATGAGATATAAGTGGAAATTTCCTCAGCGCGATGTTATGGTAAATGACCTAGTCGTTATTCGTCATGAACAGCTTCCACCAACTTCTTGGAAATTAGGTCGAGTCGTGTCGGTTCACCCGGGCGTAGATGGTCACATTCGGGTCGCGGATATACGTACGGAGAATGGCGTTGTAAGACGACCTATAGCTAA AAGGAAAAAGGAATATTCATTATTTCGATATCTGTTCGTAGACTTCAGAAATTACTTGAGTAAAGTTGCTCAAGATAATCCTTTATAA